From the Brachyhypopomus gauderio isolate BG-103 chromosome 5, BGAUD_0.2, whole genome shotgun sequence genome, one window contains:
- the stc2a gene encoding stanniocalcin-2a, with protein MLIKFAIALLIFSVVERVEGTDTVDVHDSHQEKPASQKGRLSLQNTAEIQHCLVNAGDVGCGVFECFENNSCEIRGLQEICMTFLHNAGKFDSQGKSFIKDALRCMAHGLRHKFSCISRKCLAIKDMVSQMQRECYTKHNLCSAAKDNVNIIVEMIHFQDLLPKGPYVELVNILLACGEEVKEAIGRSVRLQCEQNWGALCDTLSFCSSPPPERRPAAPSPPEQEPPRGPRQGDKDRPAKGGSGAHGRSRGQGPRRASLDIGVADQEDPEMTDIRR; from the exons ATGTTGATCAAATTTGCAATAGCGCTGCTGATTTTCTCCGTCGTCGAGCGAGTGGAGGGAACGGATACTGTCGATGTTCATGACAGTCATCAAGAGAAACCGGCAAGCCAGAAAGGACGTCTCTCCTTGCAGAATACAG ctgAGATCCAGCATTGCTTGGTGAATGCAGGAGACGTAGGTTgcggtgtgtttgagtgtttcgaAAACAACTCGTGTGAAATCCGGGGACTGCAGGAGATCTGCATGACCTTCTTACACAATGCTGGCAAGTTTGACTCCCAG GGCAAGTCTTTCATCAAAGATGCTCTGAGGTGCATGGCCCATGGCCTGAGGCACAAGTTCAGCTGTATCAGTCGCAAGTGCCTGGCGATAAAGGATATGGTGTCCCAGATGCAGCGGGAATGCTACACCAAGCACAACTTGTGTTCGGCGGCGAAGGACAACGTCAACATCATCGTGGAGATGATCCATTTCCAGGACCTGCTTCCTAAAGG ACCTTACGTGGAGTTGGTGAACATCCTGCTGGCCTGTGgcgaggaggtgaaggaggccATCGGCAGGAGCGTGCGCCTGCAGTGTGAGCAGAACTGGGGAGCCCTGTGCGACACACTGAGCTTCTGCTCCTCTCCGCCCCCTGAGCGCCGTCCTGCGGCTCCATCGCCCCCTGAACAGGAGCCCCCTCGGGGCCCACGCCAGGGAGACAAAGACCGGCCCGCCAAGGGAGGCTCCGGTGCCCACGGGAGGAGTCGGGGCCAGGGTCCCCGCCGTGCCAGCCTCGACATCGGGGTGGCTGACCAGGAGGACCCCGAGATGACGGACATCCGGAGGTGA